A genomic window from Salvia hispanica cultivar TCC Black 2014 chromosome 5, UniMelb_Shisp_WGS_1.0, whole genome shotgun sequence includes:
- the LOC125188557 gene encoding probable LRR receptor-like serine/threonine-protein kinase RFK1 isoform X3 has translation MLVGKSLHLCWAVVVFCYSFLRLSESQRVPQEEVDVFKEIANELGAVHWMFDADLCELEMGGISQTPPPNSDGYVECNCNYDNNTVCHVTTLVIKGYNLPGVLPLSIVKLQYLQHVDLAYNLLTGTIPKEWASMQLNFISVLVNRLSGQIPKYLANFTSLTYLNLEGNQFSGGIPPDIGRMTNLTNLILSSNPLTGELPNSLANLMNLKDLRISDLKGPSQEFPLLRSTTALTSLILRNCKITGEIPAYIWKLRLLDMLDVSFNMLDGVIPSHIARNLKVVFVTGNRLSGKIPDTLLKDGGNIDLSYNNFTLEGPEEPACRLDMNRNVNLFKGSAASNTLKRTLPCIKDVVCPRYKCSLQVNCGGNDLRVKETDRKVIYEGDGGLDAESYLSTNYWGFVSTGDFLDEPSYQKSRAVNIPTPNLTDLYSSARLSPLSLTYFHYCLENGEYNVSLHFAEIIFTDNNSSYYSLGKRMFDIYIQEKLVHENFDIEDEARGAQKSVVRKFSTNVTDNTLEIRFYWAGKGTTRIPNRGDYGSLISAISVDPTFKVCSDGNKKHVTAYVVAAVLTVFVILAILGILWWKGYLTGRKHGRNDLEGLELQTVILTLKQIRTATNNFDAANKIGEGGFGSVYKGELPDGTVIAVKQLSSGSRQGNREFLNEIGMISCLQHQNLVKLYGCCIEGDQLLVVYEYMENNSLAHALFESNGRSQMILNWATRFQICIGIAKGLAFLHDESRLKIVHRDIKATNVLLDSALNPKISDFGLARLNEDEKTHISTKVAGTIGYMAPEYALWGYLTDKADVYSFGVVLLEIVSGKSNNNYMPSHNFVCLLDWASHLNESKHIDELIDPRLDASANREEIEMVVKIALLCTNATPSVRPTMSEVVLMLERKMEIPVVTPEGSTYTNDVRFKAMKDFHQERRSLSSATWGESPVSSTIRTGVAYSSSTSGFNEISKDSIP, from the exons ATGTTGGTAGGGAAAAGTTTGCATCTTTGTTGGGCTGTTGTGGTTTTCTGTTACTCGTTTTTGAGGTTGTCGGAGTCGCAGCGGGTGCCGCAGGAAGAAG TTGATGTCTTCAAAGAGATAGCCAACGAGTTGGGCGCAGTACACTGGATGTTCGATGCTGATTTATGTGAATTGGAGATGGGTGGGATCTCACAAACTCCTCCACCGAACTCTGATGGTTATGTTGAATGCAATTGCAATTATGACAACAACACCGTCTGCCATGTTACTACACT TGTGATTAAGGGTTACAATCTTCCTGGTGTTCTTCCATTGTCGATTGTAAAGCTTCAGTACCTTCAGCACGT tgaTCTTGCCTACAATCTCCTAACTGGCACGATTCCGAAAGAGTGGGCTTCAATGcaacttaattttat CTCTGTACTCGTAAACCGTTTATCCGGACAAATACCAAAGTATCTGGCAAACTTTACTAGCCTTACATACCT GAACCTCGAGGGAAACCAATTCTCGGGGGGCATTCCTCCTGACATCGGAAGGATGACAAATTTAACAAATCT GATCTTATCATCGAACCCACTGACAGGGGAGCTACCGAATTCACTTGCgaatttgatgaatttaaaAGATTT GAGGATTAGCGACCTAAAAGGACCGTCTCAGGAATTTCCATTGCTGAGGAGCACTACAGCCCTAACATCATT GATATTGAGAAACTGCAAAATTACTGGTGAAATTCCTGCATATATATGGAAGCTTAGACTTCTGGATATGCT GGACGTCAGTTTCAACATGTTGGACGGCGTGATTCCTAGCCACATCGCTAGAAATCTGAAAGTAGT GTTTGTGACCGGCAACAGGCTGAGTGGAAAGATACCTGACACACTTTTGAAGGATGGAGGCAATAT TGACCTTTCCTACAACAATTTTACTTTGGAAGGCCCTGAGGAACCTGCTTGTCGACTAGACAT GAATCGAAACGTAAACTTGTTCAAAGGCTCAGCTGCATCGAATACATT AAAACGAACTCTCCCATGCATAAAGGATGTAGTCTGCCCCAGAT ATAAATGTTCGTTACAAGTTAATTGTGGTGGGAATGACTTGCGTGTCAAAGAAACCGACAGAAAAGTTATATATGAAGGTGATGGTGGACTTGATGCTGAAAGTTACTTAAGCACCAACTACTGGGGCTTTGTTAGCACCGGGGACTTCTTAGACGAACCTTCTTACCAGAAATCACGTGCAGTCAACATTCCTACGCCAAATCTCACTGATTTGTACAGTAGTGCCCGCCTTAGCCCTCTTTCACTTACGTATTTCCATTATTGCTTGGAGAATGGGGAATATAATGTAAGCCTGCACTTTGCGGAGATAATTTTCACAGACAACAACAGCTCATATTACAGTCTGGGGAAGCGGATGTTTGATATATACATTCAG GAGAAATTAGTGCATGAAAACTTCGACATTGAAGATGAGGCTCGTGGAGCTCAAAAATCGGTGGTAAGAAAGTTTAGTACCAACGTGACTGATAATACATTGGAGATCCGGTTTTACTGGGCTGGAAAAGGGACTACCCGGATTCCCAACAGAGGGGATTATGGTTCTCTTATATCAGCTATCTCAGTTGATCCAA CTTTTAAAGTCTGTTCAGATGGAAACAAGAAGCATGTAACTGCATATGTAGTAGCTGCAGTTTTGACAGTGTTTGTTATTCTCGCGATATTGGGAATCCTTTGGTGGAAAGGTTACTTGACAGGTCGAAAACATGGTAGAAATG ATCTTGAAGGTCTAGAACTGCAAACAGTCATCTTGACCCTCAAACAGATTCGAACTGCCACTAACAATTTTGATGctgcaaataaaattggagAAGGTGGTTTTGGTTCAGTGTACAAG GGTGAACTGCCTGATGGTACTGTAATTGCTGTGAAGCAACTCTCGTCTGGATCAAGGCAAGGAAATCGTGAGTTTTTGAATGAGATTGGCATGATTTCTTGTTTACAGCACCAGAACCTTGTGAAGCTATACGGATGCTGTATTGAAGGCGATCAGTTGCTGGTGGTGTATGAGTACATGGAAAACAATAGCCTAGCACACGCTTTGTTCG AGTCAAATGGAAGAAGTCAAATGATACTAAACTGGGCAACAAGGTTCCAGATCTGCATCGGAATTGCAAAAGGGTTAGCTTTCCTCCACGACGAATCAAGGCTGAAAATTGTCCATCGAGACATCAAAGCCACTAATGTGCTGCTGGATAGCGCTCTGAATCCTAAAATATCTGATTTTGGATTGGCTCGTCTTAATGAAGACGAGAAGACGCACATTAGCACAAAAGTTGCTGGAACGAT AGGATATATGGCGCCTGAATATGCACTGTGGGGTTATCTAACCGACAAAGCAGATGTCTACAGCTTCGGAGTCGTGCTTCTGGAAATAGTCAGCGGGAAAAGCAACAACAACTACATGCCTAGTCACAATTTCGTCTGCCTTCTGGATTGG GCGAGCCACTTGAACGAGAGCAAGCACATTGATGAACTCATTGATCCGAGATTGGATGCCAGTGCCAACAGAGAGGAGATAGAGATGGTGGTGAAAATAGCTCTCCTGTGCACGAATGCAACTCCATCGGTGAGGCCAACGATGTCAGAGGTGGTTCTGATGCTGGAGCGGAAAATGGAGATTCCGGTTGTAACGCCCGAGGGGAGCACTTACACTAACGACGTGAGGTTCAAAGCCATGAAGGACTTTCACCAGGAGAGGCGGAGCTTGAGCAGTGCTACGTGGGGGGAGTCGCCGGTTTCATCGACGATACGAACAGGTGTAGCGTACTCTTCATCCACTTCTGGTTTTAATGAAATCAGTAAAGATAGTATACCTTAG
- the LOC125188557 gene encoding probable LRR receptor-like serine/threonine-protein kinase RFK1 isoform X2, which translates to MLVGKSLHLCWAVVVFCYSFLRLSESQRVPQEEVDVFKEIANELGAVHWMFDADLCELEMGGISQTPPPNSDGYVECNCNYDNNTVCHVTTLVIKGYNLPGVLPLSIVKLQYLQHVDLAYNLLTGTIPKEWASMQLNFISVLVNRLSGQIPKYLANFTSLTYLNLEGNQFSGGIPPDIGRMTNLTNLILSSNPLTGELPNSLANLMNLKDFRVNDNNLSGQIPDFIKNWKQLTNLEMFASGLEGPIPLNITLLDMLENLRISDLKGPSQEFPLLRSTTALTSLDVSFNMLDGVIPSHIARNLKVVFVTGNRLSGKIPDTLLKDGGNIDLSYNNFTLEGPEEPACRLDMNRNVNLFKGSAASNTLKRTLPCIKDVVCPRYKCSLQVNCGGNDLRVKETDRKVIYEGDGGLDAESYLSTNYWGFVSTGDFLDEPSYQKSRAVNIPTPNLTDLYSSARLSPLSLTYFHYCLENGEYNVSLHFAEIIFTDNNSSYYSLGKRMFDIYIQEKLVHENFDIEDEARGAQKSVVRKFSTNVTDNTLEIRFYWAGKGTTRIPNRGDYGSLISAISVDPTFKVCSDGNKKHVTAYVVAAVLTVFVILAILGILWWKGYLTGRKHGRNDLEGLELQTVILTLKQIRTATNNFDAANKIGEGGFGSVYKGELPDGTVIAVKQLSSGSRQGNREFLNEIGMISCLQHQNLVKLYGCCIEGDQLLVVYEYMENNSLAHALFESNGRSQMILNWATRFQICIGIAKGLAFLHDESRLKIVHRDIKATNVLLDSALNPKISDFGLARLNEDEKTHISTKVAGTIGYMAPEYALWGYLTDKADVYSFGVVLLEIVSGKSNNNYMPSHNFVCLLDWASHLNESKHIDELIDPRLDASANREEIEMVVKIALLCTNATPSVRPTMSEVVLMLERKMEIPVVTPEGSTYTNDVRFKAMKDFHQERRSLSSATWGESPVSSTIRTGVAYSSSTSGFNEISKDSIP; encoded by the exons ATGTTGGTAGGGAAAAGTTTGCATCTTTGTTGGGCTGTTGTGGTTTTCTGTTACTCGTTTTTGAGGTTGTCGGAGTCGCAGCGGGTGCCGCAGGAAGAAG TTGATGTCTTCAAAGAGATAGCCAACGAGTTGGGCGCAGTACACTGGATGTTCGATGCTGATTTATGTGAATTGGAGATGGGTGGGATCTCACAAACTCCTCCACCGAACTCTGATGGTTATGTTGAATGCAATTGCAATTATGACAACAACACCGTCTGCCATGTTACTACACT TGTGATTAAGGGTTACAATCTTCCTGGTGTTCTTCCATTGTCGATTGTAAAGCTTCAGTACCTTCAGCACGT tgaTCTTGCCTACAATCTCCTAACTGGCACGATTCCGAAAGAGTGGGCTTCAATGcaacttaattttat CTCTGTACTCGTAAACCGTTTATCCGGACAAATACCAAAGTATCTGGCAAACTTTACTAGCCTTACATACCT GAACCTCGAGGGAAACCAATTCTCGGGGGGCATTCCTCCTGACATCGGAAGGATGACAAATTTAACAAATCT GATCTTATCATCGAACCCACTGACAGGGGAGCTACCGAATTCACTTGCgaatttgatgaatttaaaAGATTT TAGGGTAAATGACAACAATCTAAGTGGACAAATACCGGACTTTATTAAGAACTGGAAGCAACTTACAAATTT AGAAATGTTTGCTAGCGGACTGGAGGGGCCCATTCCCTTGAACATAACTCTTCTTGATATGTTAGAAAATCT GAGGATTAGCGACCTAAAAGGACCGTCTCAGGAATTTCCATTGCTGAGGAGCACTACAGCCCTAACATCATT GGACGTCAGTTTCAACATGTTGGACGGCGTGATTCCTAGCCACATCGCTAGAAATCTGAAAGTAGT GTTTGTGACCGGCAACAGGCTGAGTGGAAAGATACCTGACACACTTTTGAAGGATGGAGGCAATAT TGACCTTTCCTACAACAATTTTACTTTGGAAGGCCCTGAGGAACCTGCTTGTCGACTAGACAT GAATCGAAACGTAAACTTGTTCAAAGGCTCAGCTGCATCGAATACATT AAAACGAACTCTCCCATGCATAAAGGATGTAGTCTGCCCCAGAT ATAAATGTTCGTTACAAGTTAATTGTGGTGGGAATGACTTGCGTGTCAAAGAAACCGACAGAAAAGTTATATATGAAGGTGATGGTGGACTTGATGCTGAAAGTTACTTAAGCACCAACTACTGGGGCTTTGTTAGCACCGGGGACTTCTTAGACGAACCTTCTTACCAGAAATCACGTGCAGTCAACATTCCTACGCCAAATCTCACTGATTTGTACAGTAGTGCCCGCCTTAGCCCTCTTTCACTTACGTATTTCCATTATTGCTTGGAGAATGGGGAATATAATGTAAGCCTGCACTTTGCGGAGATAATTTTCACAGACAACAACAGCTCATATTACAGTCTGGGGAAGCGGATGTTTGATATATACATTCAG GAGAAATTAGTGCATGAAAACTTCGACATTGAAGATGAGGCTCGTGGAGCTCAAAAATCGGTGGTAAGAAAGTTTAGTACCAACGTGACTGATAATACATTGGAGATCCGGTTTTACTGGGCTGGAAAAGGGACTACCCGGATTCCCAACAGAGGGGATTATGGTTCTCTTATATCAGCTATCTCAGTTGATCCAA CTTTTAAAGTCTGTTCAGATGGAAACAAGAAGCATGTAACTGCATATGTAGTAGCTGCAGTTTTGACAGTGTTTGTTATTCTCGCGATATTGGGAATCCTTTGGTGGAAAGGTTACTTGACAGGTCGAAAACATGGTAGAAATG ATCTTGAAGGTCTAGAACTGCAAACAGTCATCTTGACCCTCAAACAGATTCGAACTGCCACTAACAATTTTGATGctgcaaataaaattggagAAGGTGGTTTTGGTTCAGTGTACAAG GGTGAACTGCCTGATGGTACTGTAATTGCTGTGAAGCAACTCTCGTCTGGATCAAGGCAAGGAAATCGTGAGTTTTTGAATGAGATTGGCATGATTTCTTGTTTACAGCACCAGAACCTTGTGAAGCTATACGGATGCTGTATTGAAGGCGATCAGTTGCTGGTGGTGTATGAGTACATGGAAAACAATAGCCTAGCACACGCTTTGTTCG AGTCAAATGGAAGAAGTCAAATGATACTAAACTGGGCAACAAGGTTCCAGATCTGCATCGGAATTGCAAAAGGGTTAGCTTTCCTCCACGACGAATCAAGGCTGAAAATTGTCCATCGAGACATCAAAGCCACTAATGTGCTGCTGGATAGCGCTCTGAATCCTAAAATATCTGATTTTGGATTGGCTCGTCTTAATGAAGACGAGAAGACGCACATTAGCACAAAAGTTGCTGGAACGAT AGGATATATGGCGCCTGAATATGCACTGTGGGGTTATCTAACCGACAAAGCAGATGTCTACAGCTTCGGAGTCGTGCTTCTGGAAATAGTCAGCGGGAAAAGCAACAACAACTACATGCCTAGTCACAATTTCGTCTGCCTTCTGGATTGG GCGAGCCACTTGAACGAGAGCAAGCACATTGATGAACTCATTGATCCGAGATTGGATGCCAGTGCCAACAGAGAGGAGATAGAGATGGTGGTGAAAATAGCTCTCCTGTGCACGAATGCAACTCCATCGGTGAGGCCAACGATGTCAGAGGTGGTTCTGATGCTGGAGCGGAAAATGGAGATTCCGGTTGTAACGCCCGAGGGGAGCACTTACACTAACGACGTGAGGTTCAAAGCCATGAAGGACTTTCACCAGGAGAGGCGGAGCTTGAGCAGTGCTACGTGGGGGGAGTCGCCGGTTTCATCGACGATACGAACAGGTGTAGCGTACTCTTCATCCACTTCTGGTTTTAATGAAATCAGTAAAGATAGTATACCTTAG
- the LOC125188557 gene encoding probable LRR receptor-like serine/threonine-protein kinase RFK1 isoform X1 — protein sequence MLVGKSLHLCWAVVVFCYSFLRLSESQRVPQEEVDVFKEIANELGAVHWMFDADLCELEMGGISQTPPPNSDGYVECNCNYDNNTVCHVTTLVIKGYNLPGVLPLSIVKLQYLQHVDLAYNLLTGTIPKEWASMQLNFISVLVNRLSGQIPKYLANFTSLTYLNLEGNQFSGGIPPDIGRMTNLTNLILSSNPLTGELPNSLANLMNLKDFRVNDNNLSGQIPDFIKNWKQLTNLEMFASGLEGPIPLNITLLDMLENLRISDLKGPSQEFPLLRSTTALTSLILRNCKITGEIPAYIWKLRLLDMLDVSFNMLDGVIPSHIARNLKVVFVTGNRLSGKIPDTLLKDGGNIDLSYNNFTLEGPEEPACRLDMNRNVNLFKGSAASNTLKRTLPCIKDVVCPRYKCSLQVNCGGNDLRVKETDRKVIYEGDGGLDAESYLSTNYWGFVSTGDFLDEPSYQKSRAVNIPTPNLTDLYSSARLSPLSLTYFHYCLENGEYNVSLHFAEIIFTDNNSSYYSLGKRMFDIYIQEKLVHENFDIEDEARGAQKSVVRKFSTNVTDNTLEIRFYWAGKGTTRIPNRGDYGSLISAISVDPTFKVCSDGNKKHVTAYVVAAVLTVFVILAILGILWWKGYLTGRKHGRNDLEGLELQTVILTLKQIRTATNNFDAANKIGEGGFGSVYKGELPDGTVIAVKQLSSGSRQGNREFLNEIGMISCLQHQNLVKLYGCCIEGDQLLVVYEYMENNSLAHALFESNGRSQMILNWATRFQICIGIAKGLAFLHDESRLKIVHRDIKATNVLLDSALNPKISDFGLARLNEDEKTHISTKVAGTIGYMAPEYALWGYLTDKADVYSFGVVLLEIVSGKSNNNYMPSHNFVCLLDWASHLNESKHIDELIDPRLDASANREEIEMVVKIALLCTNATPSVRPTMSEVVLMLERKMEIPVVTPEGSTYTNDVRFKAMKDFHQERRSLSSATWGESPVSSTIRTGVAYSSSTSGFNEISKDSIP from the exons ATGTTGGTAGGGAAAAGTTTGCATCTTTGTTGGGCTGTTGTGGTTTTCTGTTACTCGTTTTTGAGGTTGTCGGAGTCGCAGCGGGTGCCGCAGGAAGAAG TTGATGTCTTCAAAGAGATAGCCAACGAGTTGGGCGCAGTACACTGGATGTTCGATGCTGATTTATGTGAATTGGAGATGGGTGGGATCTCACAAACTCCTCCACCGAACTCTGATGGTTATGTTGAATGCAATTGCAATTATGACAACAACACCGTCTGCCATGTTACTACACT TGTGATTAAGGGTTACAATCTTCCTGGTGTTCTTCCATTGTCGATTGTAAAGCTTCAGTACCTTCAGCACGT tgaTCTTGCCTACAATCTCCTAACTGGCACGATTCCGAAAGAGTGGGCTTCAATGcaacttaattttat CTCTGTACTCGTAAACCGTTTATCCGGACAAATACCAAAGTATCTGGCAAACTTTACTAGCCTTACATACCT GAACCTCGAGGGAAACCAATTCTCGGGGGGCATTCCTCCTGACATCGGAAGGATGACAAATTTAACAAATCT GATCTTATCATCGAACCCACTGACAGGGGAGCTACCGAATTCACTTGCgaatttgatgaatttaaaAGATTT TAGGGTAAATGACAACAATCTAAGTGGACAAATACCGGACTTTATTAAGAACTGGAAGCAACTTACAAATTT AGAAATGTTTGCTAGCGGACTGGAGGGGCCCATTCCCTTGAACATAACTCTTCTTGATATGTTAGAAAATCT GAGGATTAGCGACCTAAAAGGACCGTCTCAGGAATTTCCATTGCTGAGGAGCACTACAGCCCTAACATCATT GATATTGAGAAACTGCAAAATTACTGGTGAAATTCCTGCATATATATGGAAGCTTAGACTTCTGGATATGCT GGACGTCAGTTTCAACATGTTGGACGGCGTGATTCCTAGCCACATCGCTAGAAATCTGAAAGTAGT GTTTGTGACCGGCAACAGGCTGAGTGGAAAGATACCTGACACACTTTTGAAGGATGGAGGCAATAT TGACCTTTCCTACAACAATTTTACTTTGGAAGGCCCTGAGGAACCTGCTTGTCGACTAGACAT GAATCGAAACGTAAACTTGTTCAAAGGCTCAGCTGCATCGAATACATT AAAACGAACTCTCCCATGCATAAAGGATGTAGTCTGCCCCAGAT ATAAATGTTCGTTACAAGTTAATTGTGGTGGGAATGACTTGCGTGTCAAAGAAACCGACAGAAAAGTTATATATGAAGGTGATGGTGGACTTGATGCTGAAAGTTACTTAAGCACCAACTACTGGGGCTTTGTTAGCACCGGGGACTTCTTAGACGAACCTTCTTACCAGAAATCACGTGCAGTCAACATTCCTACGCCAAATCTCACTGATTTGTACAGTAGTGCCCGCCTTAGCCCTCTTTCACTTACGTATTTCCATTATTGCTTGGAGAATGGGGAATATAATGTAAGCCTGCACTTTGCGGAGATAATTTTCACAGACAACAACAGCTCATATTACAGTCTGGGGAAGCGGATGTTTGATATATACATTCAG GAGAAATTAGTGCATGAAAACTTCGACATTGAAGATGAGGCTCGTGGAGCTCAAAAATCGGTGGTAAGAAAGTTTAGTACCAACGTGACTGATAATACATTGGAGATCCGGTTTTACTGGGCTGGAAAAGGGACTACCCGGATTCCCAACAGAGGGGATTATGGTTCTCTTATATCAGCTATCTCAGTTGATCCAA CTTTTAAAGTCTGTTCAGATGGAAACAAGAAGCATGTAACTGCATATGTAGTAGCTGCAGTTTTGACAGTGTTTGTTATTCTCGCGATATTGGGAATCCTTTGGTGGAAAGGTTACTTGACAGGTCGAAAACATGGTAGAAATG ATCTTGAAGGTCTAGAACTGCAAACAGTCATCTTGACCCTCAAACAGATTCGAACTGCCACTAACAATTTTGATGctgcaaataaaattggagAAGGTGGTTTTGGTTCAGTGTACAAG GGTGAACTGCCTGATGGTACTGTAATTGCTGTGAAGCAACTCTCGTCTGGATCAAGGCAAGGAAATCGTGAGTTTTTGAATGAGATTGGCATGATTTCTTGTTTACAGCACCAGAACCTTGTGAAGCTATACGGATGCTGTATTGAAGGCGATCAGTTGCTGGTGGTGTATGAGTACATGGAAAACAATAGCCTAGCACACGCTTTGTTCG AGTCAAATGGAAGAAGTCAAATGATACTAAACTGGGCAACAAGGTTCCAGATCTGCATCGGAATTGCAAAAGGGTTAGCTTTCCTCCACGACGAATCAAGGCTGAAAATTGTCCATCGAGACATCAAAGCCACTAATGTGCTGCTGGATAGCGCTCTGAATCCTAAAATATCTGATTTTGGATTGGCTCGTCTTAATGAAGACGAGAAGACGCACATTAGCACAAAAGTTGCTGGAACGAT AGGATATATGGCGCCTGAATATGCACTGTGGGGTTATCTAACCGACAAAGCAGATGTCTACAGCTTCGGAGTCGTGCTTCTGGAAATAGTCAGCGGGAAAAGCAACAACAACTACATGCCTAGTCACAATTTCGTCTGCCTTCTGGATTGG GCGAGCCACTTGAACGAGAGCAAGCACATTGATGAACTCATTGATCCGAGATTGGATGCCAGTGCCAACAGAGAGGAGATAGAGATGGTGGTGAAAATAGCTCTCCTGTGCACGAATGCAACTCCATCGGTGAGGCCAACGATGTCAGAGGTGGTTCTGATGCTGGAGCGGAAAATGGAGATTCCGGTTGTAACGCCCGAGGGGAGCACTTACACTAACGACGTGAGGTTCAAAGCCATGAAGGACTTTCACCAGGAGAGGCGGAGCTTGAGCAGTGCTACGTGGGGGGAGTCGCCGGTTTCATCGACGATACGAACAGGTGTAGCGTACTCTTCATCCACTTCTGGTTTTAATGAAATCAGTAAAGATAGTATACCTTAG